The DNA sequence CAGTCATTCATTGAAAAATGATCTGAAATTACTTTTCTCCTCCAGGCTGTGGCAATCCTGCCATCTCACCTGTCATCACTGGCTACTCCAGGATTGTAAATGGTGAGGAGGCAGTGCCACACTCTTGGCCCTGGCAGGTGTCTCTGCAGGTAAAAATTAACATCATCGGCCATCTTAAAGGGTCTTGTGACAATCAGTCTATAATGATCATTTGTAAATTCACATTATGTTTGTTACAGGATTACTCTGGCTGGCACTTCTGTGGTGGTTCCTTGATCAGTGAATATTGGGTTGTGACAGCTGCTCATTGTGATGTGAGGTAACACAGCATTCAAGAGCAAACCTAATACACTAAAAAAACTATTGTGAAAGGTAATTAATATTGAATTATATCAGTTACTGTATAACAATAGATTACAGAAATACTGaataatattttgatatttatacTGACCTGCTTCTAGAGTTAATGGGGATATTTTGGTTATAGGACCTCTCATCGCGTCATCCTGGGTGAGCATGACCGTTCCTCCAACTCTGAGCCCATTCAGACCATGACTGTTGGCAAGGTGTGCATCTCTCATTATAATTGTATCAAGGAAATTTGAAGTGGATGAATACTGTAGATGCATAAATACATGATTGCTAAGTTGTCTATATTTTCTTTGTCAAAGGTCTTCAAGCATCCTAACTACAACAGTTTCACCATCAGCAATGACATCACTTTGATCAAGTTGGCCACCCCTGCTAAGCTCAGCATGCAGGTGTCTCCTGTGTGCCTTGCTGAAACAAGCGACAACTTTCCAGGAGGAATGAAATGTGTGACCACTGGATGGGGCCTGACCAGATACAACTCTAGgttcattttttacaatatTATGATGTTTCAGTTCCATTTT is a window from the Misgurnus anguillicaudatus chromosome 21, ASM2758022v2, whole genome shotgun sequence genome containing:
- the LOC129444525 gene encoding chymotrypsin A, translated to MAFLWILSCLAFISTAYGCGNPAISPVITGYSRIVNGEEAVPHSWPWQVSLQDYSGWHFCGGSLISEYWVVTAAHCDVRTSHRVILGEHDRSSNSEPIQTMTVGKVFKHPNYNSFTISNDITLIKLATPAKLSMQVSPVCLAETSDNFPGGMKCVTTGWGLTRYNSSTTPPRLQQATLPLLTNDDCQRFWGNKITDVMICAGAAGASSCMGDSGGPLVCQKDDAWTLVGIVSWGSSTCSTSTPAVYARVTKLRDWIDQTIASN